The sequence cttttttttattgaattcaaattccactatctgatGTGCTTGGTGCCCTTtcgaatgagccttctccattttggttagtcacaagccagggtctcccatgaccTAACAgtcatatgtgctgtggataaaggggactgatggatgtactgtacttagatttccagaaggtatttgataaagtgccatttcaaaggttattgcagaaaattaaagttcatggtagggagtaacatattggcatggatagaaaattagctagctaacaggaagcagagttggcataaatgagtctttttctgatggaatgtgacgagtggtgtgctacaggaatcagtgctggggcctcaacgttttacaatttatgtaaatggcttggatgaagggactgaaggaatggttgctaaatttgctgacgacacaaagatgggaaaataaattgtgaagagaatgtaaggaggctacaaagtgacaggttaaatgagtgggaagatctggcaaattgagtataatgtgggcaaatgtaaaatccttcattttggcaggaagaataaaaaagcttattctctaaatggtgagaaattgcagagctctgagattcaaagggatctgggtgtctgagtgcatgaatcacaaaaggttagtatgcaggtacagcaggtagttaggaagctgatagaatgttattTTTATTGTGAgcagaattgattacaaaagtaaggaggttgtacagggcattggtgagaccacatctggagtgttgtgtacagtaccAGTCTTAAAgtaagatgtaaatgcattgaagcagtttagagaaggtttactaggctaataccaggaatgggcgggttgtcttttgaggaaaggctggacaggttatgcttgtatccactggaatttagaagagtaagaggtgacagttgaaacctttaagatcctgaggactcttgacagggtggatatggggatgtttcctcttggagaatctagaactagtggtcacttaaaaataaggggttgctcatttaaaatagatgagaaattttttctgagggttgattctttggaactctcttcctccaaaaggcagtggaagcaaagtcttgaatatttttgaggcagactagatagattcttgattaacaagggggtgaaagattattgggggtaggcaggaatgtgggtttgaggttaagttcagatcagctatgatcttattgaaaggcagagcaggctctacGGGCCAAGTAGccttctgctcctagttcatatgtttgtatgacctcttcagggatttcTTGAGGATAACCCAAAGAATTTCTGCTGTCGTCCTGGGAATCTCTTATGCAACCAAGTTCCAAATAGAGCAATTGCTTCAGgcatctggtgtcaggcatatgaataATATGTCTCATTGGAGGAAATGAAGGAAAGTAGCAGAAACAGTACTTTAGACGGAAGTAGCAGAGCAATAGTCTCCCAGGCCTAGATAGAATTACAGGATAAAAAGGGGGGATAAAAGAGTAATAAGGACACATACCTATGCCTGATTCATTAATATAACTCTAACTACAGCATCGTTGTGAAGTAAAATGGCAGTGTAACTTTCTTTTGATTCTCTTTTTGATGGTTATGACAGTAGCTATTAATTGGATCGGTTGACTGAAATCATAAGCCATGTTTAACCATAGCATAGCTCTAGGCAATCAATTTTATTTCTGAAGAAAGGAAACACGTGTTTATGTTATATCTCAGGATGCCCCTGAATGTTTCACAATAAACTAATTATTTTCGTCACAGCACAGTGCCATAAACAGTGAtgagaatcagagtgcagaagaggccctttggctcatcgagtctgcacagaCATGTAAGAAACAGCTGGCCTaccgacctacctaatcccatttaccagcacttggcccatagccttgaatgttatgacattttaaaggatgtgaggcaacctgcctccaccaccctcccaggcagcgcattccaaaccatcaccaccctctaggtaaaaaagtttttcctcacatcccccttaaaccacctgcccctcaccttgaacttatgttcccttgtgactgacccttcaactatccatcctgtccatgcccctcataatcttgtacacctcgatcaggtcgcccctcagtcttctctactccaacgaaaacaatccaagtctatccaacctctcttcataacttaaatgtttcatcccaggcaacatcctggtgaatatcctctgcaccccatccagtgtaatcacatccttcctataatgtggcaaccagaactgcacacaatcaaatttgtgaggcatgacctctctgacaaagccatgctgactatccctgatcaaaccttgcctctccaagtggagatagattctcttcttcagaagtttctctaatagtttccctaccactgatgtgagactcactgacctgtagttccctggcttatctctacaacccttcttaaataacggaaccacattagctgttctccagtcctctggcatctcctccgtggccagagaggaattaaaaatttgggtcagagcccctgtgatctcccttgcctccctcagcagtctttTACTTTCCCTTCATTTAGGTTCTTGTGGTAAACTTTATGGCCATACTGAACTGGTAGGCAGACCACCTGCCGTCTGGCCTCTACCTATGTCACCATTTTTTTTGGATATGCATCAATTAGATTATCATCAATTGCTGCCAATTTGCATTATTGAGAATGCAAGACCAAAGATTTAACATTGCAAAGTTAGTCTCAAATTCCTCTGTGTCTTAACCTTCTTTTGTAACAGACTTCAATATTGGCTAACGATATTAGTCTGCAGTGGTTTCACTTGGAATACGTTCGCGACTTCCACAAAGTACATTGATAGATGTTGCCATTCAGTGGAAGAACTGTTGATAAGTGATGTAACGAATGCTAACAATTGCAAAGGTTGAGTTTTCCAGCTATTATTGAAAGTCTCTAGGTCATTCCTGCACCCACTCCAATCCTTTCTGTTGTTAATTACCaccacaaaaaaaaaactggatgTACAAAGTTCGAACCTCAAGAAAGCATCACACTTGACCACAAATTCTGCTGGGAAATATTCACAAGACAGACTAGGAACAGAAAAAAAAGTCTAGGAGCACCTTGCTGGTTTGCAGTACATTTAAAATTATGTATGCATTGAACACTCAGGCAGGTTGTTAACAGAGAGAAGCCAAATTTCTTAAGAATTTGTTAATGTAAGATCTGTATTGAAAACCACAATAGAACATTGTCCACCAATTGTGCAAACAAGCTTTACTAAGTGTGTGGTTGGACTTTTGCACATGTTGAAATATCTTAAAACTAACAATTGGGTCCTTTGATATCAACAGATAGTGGTGACATAGAAATGCACTTAAACTATGCAGTGTCATTGAGTGAGCTGGTTTGTGGTCTTAATCACAGTGCCAGCTATGGCATGCCATAAGCCCAGAGTTCAAGGTAAGAAGGTTTGCAAAAACATATAGTTCACCTAGGCCAGGTCAGTAAGTACAAGATGCCAACTTTCTTGTTTTTATTCACCTCTCCTCAAGACTGATCTTACATAACTTTTTCACTGCAGTAATGGTATTCCCAATTTATTGTAATAACTAGAAACTTGTTTAAATTGATAGCTACACTGTTAAAAACAGCAAGATATTTAAGCATGTGCTGTCTACTTTCCATAGGGATCAAAGTCCTATGCTTGTATTTGTTACTATAATTCCCCTTAATAACTGTTGGGAATAACTGGAAGAATCTGAACTACTTAACTCTTGGCAATGCCTTCATTGTATTTAGTGTAGTATTTGTTCTGAATGGATTGCATAGTGAGAATATATCAGTGTTTACTTTCATGTGTACATGAATAAATTCTTGATCAATGTAGAATAATATGGATGTTTTTTTCTCAAAGTTTCTTAGAACTGAATGAAAAATGTTATTTGTTATATATGCACTAAGTACATAGAAATGCACTAAAACCAATTTTTTCACACATTGGAAAATGGAGCACTTACCCCAATCTCTTGCAGAAAGCACCAGAATCATTTAGTGCTTGATGTCTTGAGTATCATTTACAATACACCAAACAGGATCATTATTTGGATGCCACATTTTTAGTTTGGCTTAAAAAATATTACTTCATAgcgaaaatgtttccacttaaaACTAGGGTCCACTAATAtaggatagtcactaataaatccaagagAAGCCTCTTTACTCTAAGGAATGGTGATAATCCGTTGAGGCGAATaaaatagatgcatttaagggaaagataGGTAATTGCATGAGgaaaaaaggaatagaaagatacgTTGTGATAAAGTAGATTGGGAGAATGCTCTTATGCAGCATATATACCAGCACAGGTCAGTCAATCTGAGTaccctatttctgtgctgtaaattctatgtaaactGTATTTGAAATACCATTACAATGCCGTTGGAGATGGGTAGGTTACCAGTCTGTATTCTTAACCTGCTCAAGTGAACAGTTTGTTCTGTAGTATTAACTGTGTGACTTTCCACCTGACATCCAAAACTGGCAAAACTCTTCAAATTGCAGGTAATGGCACACATCAGAATTTCCTACAAAGGGTTTCCCTAAACCTTCCAGGGCAATTGCCAAGGTTTGAAGTTGCTGATCCCATATGAAGCAAAAGGTTGGGACCAATTTTAAACTTAGTTGTAATTACCTAGCATTTAATAAATCTTTTTCCACACTTTTTTCCAAACACCATTGTAAACTTTTAGTGGCTAAAACCTTTGTATCTTTACAAACATTTTATACACATCAGAAAATGGGGCACATGCACCAATCTTTTGTAGAAAGCATCAGGATCATTCAGTGTTTGATGTCTTGACTATCATTTACAATACACCAAACAGGATCATTGTCTGTCTTAAAAGGCTAAGGGATTAATGCCTGTCTGCTTTACAACAATAATTACATGAGTTACAATGCCATAATGGTTACAATGCAATataaaattaaaatatatttCAAATATATAAAATTTTAAATGACTTTAAAGTTGATTTAAATATATTAGTTATTTTTTAGCTGCCACCTTAGCTAATGCTTTTGGGCCAAAAGTGGTTTCTATTTTCTGTGCACATCTAGTGACAATATTGGTTACTCACAAAAAAATTACAAGCTAAAAAGTCAAATTCTGTACTGTGCCAGATTTAAAAGTAAACATTTATCCATGGGTTTCAATGTCTTTGAGTGTGCAGCACATTTTGAATTGTCAGCCATGGAGTAATCAGAAAGGCAGTTTCATGGACAATTCATTGGATGAGCCAGTTAAGAAGTTAACATCAGATTACATTTGAATTTTTGGAGCAGTTGGATTCCTAATGTAATGCAGCACAAAGTCCTGGGAAATGTGTTTGCGTCAGCCATTCTGCATGCAACTACAGCCCTGCCTTATAGAATATCCCAGAGGGGGAGGTAGGCAAGGATTTCCCAGCTACCATAGTCTATACATTAGGGTGTCACATGCAGTGTGCATCACCATCAACTAAAGTAAATGTAATCCCTAGTAAAAATGCATTGTACTGCCAGAGACAGCAAGTCTAGGACAGTGATGGTTCATTGAACAATGTTCTCTGAAGGCTGAGTGTGACAGtactcactgcaaactacagcaatAGGGTCAATCACTAACAAATTTTACTCAAAATTGAAaagcagcaggcaggaaaaataaaatcaATACACTGGTGTAGAATTAAATtgggtggggcgggtggggggcggtgggggtggtggtctcCGTTATTTGATGATGTGTCTTTTGTCAAATATTTCTGGATCTGTTTTAAGCTCTGCCCAGCAATATATTAAATGCCACAGAACAGCAGCTAAAGATTCTGTTAGATTCTCTGCAACTTTGACAACTACAATGTACTGCACAGTGTCTGAATGGGGGAGGGaaaattggtgctattgaatccTAACCAAACCTGTATCATCTCCTAAATAATGTACCATTGATTGAAAAGTACCTAAACAACTGAAAATACAGGAAAACAGGATCCTTCACACAAGGCGATAAGTTATTTGCACGCAAAATAACCTCCAATTATCAATTAATTTCAGGTGCTACTCATTGAGTTCCACGTCAGGCAATCACTTTTCATTGTTCCATGGTTACTGAAACATTTAAGGCTCTATTCAGGTTGTCACTGCCGTTTGCTGTCCAGTAGTAGTTTCCAATCATCGGCCCAAGAATGCAGCCGCCTTTTTGGGGGTCTCAGTTGCTCATGCATATTGTGACAGGCTGAGAAAAGTATGTGCTCCCACTTAGGATAGGGCTCCACGCCTACAAAAATACAATTAACAGTGGAAATGATAGGCATTGTTTTGAAAACAGTTCAAATGGCACAAAAGAATTACACACTGAAATGCTAAAATCCTCTGAGAATCAGAGCCAGAATTAAATGTCTGGTGGAGCGGGGTGATGGAGGGCGCAGGTGGATTTGAACATTTCGAGCCAAGAGGAACTTTCATGACCTGCCTGGCCCCATAAAAAACTCCACCCATTAGTATGTGAGGAAGTGTGGAGTTCTACAACAGGAGCAGTGCACTGTTTTAGAAATTGATATAAGGTATGGTATGGGTAGGAAGGCTGCACACTCATTTCAAGGTCCACACTAAAATTGAGTTGGCTACATCTTGGGCAGCTAATAGGCAGAATTTCAAAACAAAATCAATCTGCTGACCCTTAATTTTTAATGACAGTTCTtcttccccacctcccctttTATCTTCTCTTACTGTGCATTCACCCCCACCCTAACCAGGAGGATCACCCCTTGCAGACAGTGAGGCAATCAACTAGCAAAGGTTGAGTCCTCTTTAGGTGCAGCTCCTCACAACTTGCATGACACAGCTTGCCATAAGATGTATGAATGCTGTGGCCCATTTGTTTAACCCCTTGTGCACTGTTTCTGGTTCTGTTTTGAATAGTTCAATATTTGACCTATTCCTCCTCCGTTTGGAAGTAATTTATGAGGAAACCTGTTTAGCCTGTTACAAAAAGTATGTGGTGTGCCTCATATTTTCTTCCTTCTGAAGTGATATAAGACACAGTCCTATTGTCCATAGAATCCCAGGTACTATCTGGATGCaggagatggagatgaggaggaatttcttctctcacagaagtctttggaattctctacccagggaGCAGTCCAAGCTAGGTCAATTAATATATTCATGGCTGAGTgacacagatttttgatctacaaaggagtcaaaggttaatggcattggtgggggttgggggcgttGGTGGGGGGGCAGACAGGTAACTGGAGGTAAGGCTACAAATCAGATCATCcaggatctaattgaatggtgagtaggttcaaggggccaaatggcctactcctgctcatactCTTATGATTTTATGTGGCATGCTATATCCATATACTAAATGTTTATGGTTACGTTTTTAATCATAGTGAGTGCAGAATTCCCTATGGATATTGGCTTTTGCCCTGAGAACCAAGAAAAGGTATCTGGACCAATCTGAATTGTAAGCATATTCATTATATCATAGGACTAGCAGGAATTCCTTTAAggcttctatttaaaaaaataaatatttttgctTTCTTTTGCTTAACCTTTAATGGCATTTTCATCTACATGAACCTTTAAATCGAGAACATGTATTATTTTACCTGATATATCTGGTTTGTCATCTATCAGCAAATTGCCTGTTACTAGTGTTTTGTCCCGTGTTAGTACGATCAGTTCCAGAAACTCTTTCCCGAAATGTTTCTCTACCCAGGCATACTGTGAACACAGAGTGAACATGATGTCCAATTACTGTTACACTATTATTAGGAAGATGAAAAGCATGGTGAATTTTCTGACCTGTTTTATTATCTTTAGATATTTCCTGTTAGTTACTCACACATTGTTCGTGTTTATATCACAAAAACCATTTGATCCAAGAAAGGCCATGCTGATATTTATGCTCCAAGGGAGCCTCTCCCCACTCTTCTTAATCTATTCCTACCTTCCTCATGTGTTTGTCTTGCTTCCCCATAAAGGCAtctgtgctattcacctcaaccacttcctgagaagagttccacattctaaccactatTTCGGTAAAGAAATTCCATCTGAATTCCCTAATGGATTTATTACTAACTATCTTACATTGATGGCCACTAGTTCAtatctctcccacaagtggaaacatatagacatttgatagtacagaacttgagtattgctgaaaaaagacattttgtcaaagtttttcatcttgcactcatcaggacaatcccAAGAACACCAATGTCAGAGGAAGCaccaactttatactgtatgagaagagagtgctgattggtgtaagtggactctgattggtagaggctttgccatgCAGAATGTagcagttaatggtgactgaatGGTTAATGGTtatctgccaagcattgtttgaaatttgaattcCAATATGGGGAGAGTCTTCAATTGTTGGAGGTGAATAAAATTGGTATTCGCCTCAGTGTGTGGAATTTTGGCaacacttctaccaatcagagttctcttgccaaccaatctcttctcatacagtatgacgttgttgcttcccctgacattgatattcttgcaattgaactgatgagtgcaagatgaaaagctttgacaaaatgtctttttccattcaagtggaaacatcttcgtTACATCAACCCTATCAAACACTTCCATAATCTTGAAGGCTttcatcaggtcacccttcagtcttcatTTTTGTAGAGAGAAGAGCCCAAgtctgtttaatctttcctgatACATATAATTGCTCAGTTATGGTACAATTCTAATAAATCTTTTTGAACTTTTTTCCAAGCTTTATATCTTTTTAATAATAGGGAGACCAGaattgttcacagtactccaaatgtggtctgaccaaagttCAATATGGCTTCTCTTTTTTCCAATTATATCCCTCTAGACTTGAATGCCAGTGCTTTGTTTACTTTTTTATAGCCTTATTAACCTGGATCACTGTTTTAAGTGGTTTATGTATCTcaaccccagatccctctgctcccctACTCCTTTTAGACTGTTTTCCAAGGAATAAGTGGTCTTATTCTTCCTACCGAAATGTACCACTTCACACTTAATCTACATTGGAGTTCATTTGCCATAAATAATAGCTATTACAGCAAAAAAATGGAATGTTGGAATGTTATTTTCCATGAATTATCTTTTCTTAGTGCATGGTTCTTTGCTGAGTTCCTTCTGACCAATGCATAATGTTAAAGTTACTTTTTTACATTCCAGATGGTTATCATAGGCAAACATTTCCTCTGCATCCAGCACATCAAAGTTGTAAACTTGATCTTTATTAATGTACTTTTGATTTAGATACTTTTTCTGTTATAATTTGGGTTGTCATTGAGGATATACTTTTACTTCAATGGTAAGATAATTTTATTCAGTGTATTTGGAGTTGCATTCTATGGCCTTCCATATTAGATGTGACTATAACAGTTGAATGCTCATGTGAGAAGAAAGTTCATATTTTGGAATAAACCTTAGTAAATGGTAATCCATTTTTTTGGTTGAAGTTTCTTCAAAACTTACTTTTTCATAAGGGCAGTAATTGTACTTCTTTATTGGACTGGTGCAAATGAACACATCTGTGCTGTGGAAAAGATAAAGAAATAAAATGACTATAGAAATCTCGTTAGGTCAAGCAAGAATTCAAATACTTCTGGAGTTCAGACTCACTCTTTCAAGTTCGCCATCTCTTTCACAGCTTCCACTGCACCAGGAATAGGTTCAAGTTCAATGAAGAAGTTCTTTGACTCCCATATACTTATTGCTTtctcctgtgtttttttttaaaggaatgcAAGGATGTTATATTCAAAAGAAACTATATTCAATAGTTCTCATTTACACAAATGTTTTTGTCAAATAATTTGCTTCCTTACCCTGACAGTTAAATGATCCAATTCACTGTAAAGTACAGTTAGGTGCAAGGCAAAAGTATAAGGTTACACTGGAAGTGACCTACAGATTAAACAGAAATGCACCAACTACATCTATCAACTCTGGGTGCGATTCCTGCCCCTCCTCGCAAATATCCAAAACTGAACAGATAAACTCTAGAGATACTGTATAGGTATCATAGTTGATGCCCATTTTTAGGCAAAGGGTGAATTATAATGACAACAAGCCaacaagaaaaaaattgcaggtaaAGTATTTGAAGTATCTGGTATTTGCTTGACTCAGTTGGTTGTATTCTTGATGCTGAGCCAAGTTGTCGGATTAAGCCCCAATCCAAGAGCTGTTCACCTAATCTAGACTTAGATTCCAACATGGGGAGAGtcttgcattgttggaggtgaatAAAATGTTAAACTCATCTTCTAGCTATGTGTTCAATGGTTTTGAAGATTCCAAGAGACTAATAAAAGGACAGGGAGTTTCCCTGGTGTCTTGggcaacattcctccctcaaccaacatcaccaaaaattgGCATTTGCCtcattgtgtgtggaattttGCTGTATGCAAGATAGCTGCTGTGTTTTTCTAAATAACTATAGTTGCTGTACTATTTAACTAAATAGATGTGAAGGGCTTTTAGTGCAGTGGTGGGCAACCTGTGGCCCGCAGGCCACATGTATCCCATCAGGGTTCTGAGTGCGGCCTGCGAGACATTTTGTTGACTGTTGCCCACACGCAGGGTTGCCAGATTCCGCTGGAATCTGTCCGTGTGTTTTTTTCTACCGGTATTACTAAAGTAATACACACACAAAGCAAGGGCACGTGAAGTGAAATGCATGCTGATTGCACACAACACTGATTTTGAGAGCCATGCGCTCTCTGTGTCCAATCAAAGCTCTGCTACGGTTCAATTGGCATGCCCCACAAATTCTTATCTGTGCGGTCATGGTTAGTGCACATGCCTGTTTTCAATCTTGCGGCCCACTCACTAGCCTAGGTTACTGATCATTGTTTTAGAGGTTTGTGAGCAATGTgattaatgcaagtctttctttcatcaATCCCATGCATTTTCAGAAACAGTTACATTCATTCTTATGAGCATGACTGCTGAATTATACTTCTTTGAGGAAAATGGATGCTGTTGTGGAATTTAATTCCCCAAATCAGAGGACTGATAGGACCCTTGAGGTTTCACTCAAAAAACGGGATTTCtgatagtgcagtactctctcagcactgccagcctagattatgtgcctTAGTCTCTGAAGGGGAATGTGAACCCCCAGGCTTCTGACTCAGAGCAGAAAGTACTCCCACTGAGCGAAGGCTTAATATTCATGGTGCAATCAAGGCTGATGCCTAATATTCATGATGCAATCTTGTCTTAGCATTTGCAATGAAACTACTCACTTACAATCTGAAAGAGTGGCACAATGTTGGCCCATCAGCCTCATACCTCTATTCATTTTAAGTCATTCCCAGTGTTAGTCAGCAGTCTATTATGCACGAAGTCCCACATTTCTTTCATCCAGTTTTTCTGCAGCTCTGCTAATCCGCTGAGTAGAAGGATCCCTGTCTCGCTTTCAACTTCTTGCATGGCCTTGTCTCACCCTAAGCTATACTGTGCTCTACCATTGGCGGCCGTCGCATCAACCACTACTGTCTAATGAGCTCCCTAAATCACTGTTTCTTGCCACCTCGCACTCTGGTTTCAAAACCCTCCTAAAAAATATTTCTCTCCCACTGTGTTTTCAGGTGCTTCCAGCTTATATCTTGTTTAGCTTCTATTCAATTGTGGTTCCTTCACTCTAAATACTGAGGCGTCTTTCTGTACACGAGAACCCTAGAAGAAATGCGTTGCTGTAAATTGacgatttaaaaaaaagtcaaggcAAATGGAGAAACAAATGTGTTTGAAATCGATTAACTACATTGTAGAAAAAAAAGTTAGTCTATTATAATGCTTTTAACCATTCTCCGCCACAGCAAAAAGGACTGATTCTCCACAAGGgaagaaaaataattaaacaaaaacataaaCTCTCAGCTCAGTGGAGAGAACGGAGTTAACATATCATGTCATGATTGAAGAGGTGTCATCAATCTGAAGTATTAAATGATTCTCTCTTTACTGATACTGTCCgaactgctgagtgtttccagcattcttGTTATTGCAGATTTCCCGCATCTTTGCTTTCTTCTGCTTTTGATCTGTTAAATAACATTGACAATTACTAATTACTGTTATGCATTTTCTTAGAAGCTAAGAAATAGTTAAAAAATGTATTGCAGGTATAAAGTCTGGGGCGGGGGGTGAAGCGCCACTTTGTGGAGTCCCACTCGTGCTGAGATGTTGTATACCTTACTAATTTCCTCCAGTTGTCGCCTTTGACTTACACAGAGATCAGGGTGCAGTTCTCCATACTGTGCCGAAACCCAGAAACCTCTGCGATCTTGCAGCTCTATGAAGGGATCTTTGGGATACGTGTCCCTGAACTTCTGCAGGAATCCACCTTCGAAATCAGCCAGCACCCCGTCCATGTCCACCAGCACCCGCAGCCTCCTGTCCTCCAGCCTGTCTCCAGGGCTCTGATGCACTGCGCAAAAAGACTGGGTCAATGCGCCAAATATCTTGCTCCCCGAGCTCCGGAGATTTGCAAATCGAGCCAGGAAGATCATGGTCGGGTACAAATGGGCAAAAAGCAATCTGCCGAAAGCAACCTTTTGCATTCACGAGAGAAGGAGGAAAGACACTATTACAGTCATATGCTATCAATGGTGGTAGCCGCTGGAATATTCCTGCATGCCCATGGTTTGAGGGCGATTTACACCGTAGTATTAA is a genomic window of Carcharodon carcharias isolate sCarCar2 chromosome 15, sCarCar2.pri, whole genome shotgun sequence containing:
- the LOC121288686 gene encoding 5'(3')-deoxyribonucleotidase, mitochondrial-like isoform X1; this encodes MQKVAFGRLLFAHLYPTMIFLARFANLRSSGSKIFGALTQSFCAVHQSPGDRLEDRRLRVLVDMDGVLADFEGGFLQKFRDTYPKDPFIELQDRRGFWVSAQYGELHPDLCVSQRRQLEEISKEKAISIWESKNFFIELEPIPGAVEAVKEMANLKDTDVFICTSPIKKYNYCPYEKYAWVEKHFGKEFLELIVLTRDKTLVTGNLLIDDKPDISGVEPYPKWEHILFSACHNMHEQLRPPKRRLHSWADDWKLLLDSKRQ
- the LOC121288686 gene encoding 5'(3')-deoxyribonucleotidase, mitochondrial-like isoform X2 encodes the protein MQKVAFGRLLFAHLYPTMIFLARFANLRSSGSKIFGALTQSFCAVHQSPGDRLEDRRLRVLVDMDGVLADFEGGFLQKFRDTYPKDPFIELQDRRGFWVSAQYGELHPDLCEKAISIWESKNFFIELEPIPGAVEAVKEMANLKDTDVFICTSPIKKYNYCPYEKYAWVEKHFGKEFLELIVLTRDKTLVTGNLLIDDKPDISGVEPYPKWEHILFSACHNMHEQLRPPKRRLHSWADDWKLLLDSKRQ